A part of Candidatus Zixiibacteriota bacterium genomic DNA contains:
- the sucD gene encoding succinate--CoA ligase subunit alpha gives MAILVDKKSKVIVQGITGGAGKFHCERMIAYGTNIVGGTSPGKGGQKVLDKPVFDTVEEAVMSTGADTSVIFLPAQFVKEATIEAIRAGIKFLVVVPEHIPIHDMLVVREEAVKYDATVIGGNTAGIITPGEANLGIMPDIAFTPGRVGTVSRSGSITYYVADTLTRTGYGETTCVGLGGDPVLGSTFAEILWKFEQDDKTKAVVMTGEIGGVYEEQACDTIRKMKTPVLAMIGGIYAPPGKRMGHAGAIVEGRMGTAQEKLDALAAAGAHPCKTFEDIPRTLRKLGV, from the coding sequence ATGGCTATTCTTGTAGACAAGAAGAGTAAAGTGATCGTGCAGGGGATCACCGGCGGAGCGGGGAAGTTTCATTGCGAGCGGATGATTGCGTACGGCACAAACATTGTCGGCGGCACATCGCCTGGCAAAGGCGGCCAGAAAGTGCTCGACAAGCCGGTATTCGACACGGTCGAGGAAGCGGTCATGTCGACTGGCGCGGATACATCGGTGATATTCCTGCCGGCGCAGTTTGTCAAAGAAGCGACTATCGAGGCGATCCGCGCGGGAATCAAATTCCTCGTGGTGGTGCCGGAGCATATTCCGATTCATGATATGTTGGTCGTGCGCGAGGAGGCGGTCAAATACGACGCAACTGTGATCGGCGGCAACACGGCGGGGATTATCACGCCGGGCGAGGCGAATCTCGGCATCATGCCGGATATCGCGTTCACGCCGGGGCGGGTCGGCACGGTGTCGCGCTCCGGATCGATCACCTACTATGTGGCGGACACGCTCACCCGCACCGGCTACGGTGAAACCACCTGTGTGGGGCTGGGCGGCGATCCGGTACTCGGCTCAACCTTTGCCGAAATCCTCTGGAAGTTCGAGCAGGACGACAAGACCAAAGCGGTGGTGATGACTGGCGAGATCGGCGGTGTCTATGAAGAACAGGCGTGCGACACGATTCGCAAGATGAAAACGCCGGTCTTGGCGATGATCGGCGGTATTTATGCGCCCCCCGGCAAACGGATGGGCCACGCGGGGGCGATTGTCGAAGGCCGCATGGGCACCGCGCAGGAGAAACTCGACGCCCTCGCCGCCGCCGGCGCCCACCCGTGCAAGACGTTTGAGGATATACCGCGGACGCTGAGGAAGTTGGGGGTGTGA
- a CDS encoding methylated-DNA--[protein]-cysteine S-methyltransferase codes for MPSTFHQRTIAVLKRVRRGKVVTYGQVAAMAGNPLAARQVVRTLNTASEKEKLPWHRVINSQGKISLKPGQGYELQKKLLQKEGVKFGRGGQIDLKKYQWVPRRRK; via the coding sequence ATGCCGTCCACATTTCATCAGCGCACAATCGCCGTCCTCAAGCGAGTCCGGCGCGGGAAAGTGGTCACGTACGGACAGGTCGCCGCGATGGCGGGCAATCCGCTCGCCGCACGGCAGGTAGTGCGAACGCTCAATACGGCATCGGAGAAAGAGAAACTCCCCTGGCATCGGGTGATCAATAGTCAGGGGAAGATATCTCTCAAGCCGGGGCAGGGGTACGAACTGCAGAAGAAGCTGCTGCAAAAAGAGGGCGTGAAATTCGGGAGGGGTGGGCAAATCGATCTCAAGAAATACCAGTGGGTGCCGCGCAGGCGGAAGTGA
- a CDS encoding tryptophanase — protein MNKTRQPAEPYRIKAVEAIKLRSRHERERLIAEANYNLFKIDAQDIYIDLLTDSGTGAMSNKQWAALMLGDESYAGAISFRKFENTVRGLCGKRFVIPCHQGRVAENLVFSNLMKKGQFVPNNTHFDTTRGNCLHKGGIPIDLPCPESKSDEPLPFKGNMDVDRLESFVKENGADQIAMVIMTVTNNSAGGQPVSMANIHEVSEICHRYGILFYFDCARFAENCYFIKRDEPGYAGKSIREIAMEMFSYCDGAMMSAKKDGLANIGGFITLDDEDAYERLTQHLILIEGFPTYGGLAGRDLEIVAVGLEEVLDFEYLDFRIEQVRYFGDQIKAAGLPIIEPTGGHAVFVDAGRFLLHIPAGQFPGQSLSVEFYIEGGIRVVEIGSLMFGGVDTNSGKEYLAPRELVRMCLPRRVYTNSHIDYVADTAARIGARKNRLKGYRVTRQSQFLRHFTCDLAVCDVQRVKA, from the coding sequence ATGAACAAAACCCGCCAGCCCGCAGAACCATACCGCATAAAAGCAGTAGAGGCGATCAAGCTCCGCAGCCGCCACGAGCGCGAGCGGCTGATCGCCGAGGCTAACTACAATCTCTTTAAGATCGACGCCCAGGATATCTATATCGACTTGCTGACCGACTCCGGCACCGGTGCGATGTCCAACAAACAGTGGGCGGCGCTCATGCTCGGCGATGAATCGTATGCCGGAGCGATCTCGTTCCGCAAATTCGAAAATACGGTCAGGGGACTTTGCGGGAAACGGTTCGTGATCCCCTGCCATCAGGGGAGAGTCGCGGAGAATCTGGTGTTCTCGAACCTCATGAAAAAGGGCCAGTTTGTTCCGAACAACACGCATTTCGACACCACCCGCGGCAACTGTCTCCACAAAGGCGGCATCCCGATCGACTTGCCTTGCCCGGAGAGCAAGTCCGATGAACCGCTCCCCTTCAAGGGCAACATGGATGTCGACCGTCTGGAGTCGTTTGTCAAAGAAAACGGCGCGGACCAGATCGCTATGGTGATAATGACGGTCACAAACAACTCGGCCGGCGGCCAGCCGGTGTCGATGGCCAACATCCATGAGGTGTCTGAAATCTGTCACCGCTACGGCATACTGTTCTACTTCGACTGCGCCCGGTTTGCAGAGAATTGCTATTTCATCAAGCGCGACGAGCCCGGTTATGCTGGCAAGAGCATTCGCGAAATAGCAATGGAGATGTTTTCCTACTGCGACGGCGCGATGATGTCGGCCAAGAAAGACGGTCTGGCAAATATCGGTGGGTTTATTACGCTCGATGATGAGGATGCGTACGAACGCCTCACTCAACATCTGATCCTGATCGAGGGATTCCCGACCTATGGCGGTTTGGCGGGACGTGATTTGGAGATTGTGGCAGTGGGTCTCGAAGAGGTGCTTGATTTCGAGTATCTCGATTTCCGCATAGAGCAGGTGCGGTATTTCGGTGATCAGATCAAAGCGGCCGGCCTGCCGATAATCGAGCCTACCGGCGGCCATGCCGTGTTTGTCGATGCCGGCCGGTTTCTCCTGCACATACCGGCGGGCCAGTTTCCCGGGCAATCCCTTTCGGTTGAGTTTTATATCGAGGGTGGAATCAGGGTTGTCGAAATCGGCAGCCTGATGTTCGGCGGGGTCGATACGAATAGCGGCAAGGAGTATCTCGCTCCGAGAGAACTCGTCCGGATGTGCCTTCCGCGGCGGGTCTATACCAATTCGCATATCGACTATGTCGCCGACACCGCTGCGCGAATTGGCGCGCGCAAGAACCGGCTCAAGGGGTACCGGGTGACACGCCAATCTCAGTTCCTTCGTCACTTCACTTGTGATCTGGCCGTATGCGACGTACAGAGGGTCAAAGCGTGA
- the porU gene encoding type IX secretion system sortase PorU: MINSTEQGFRFVYDFGPALDAAEAASSEVAASELVETVQLAVPPGSEARLLSATGIGESLSDVVAPDSSYRMSGLAEVSRPVLTRGRQTVGVRISPYTNGLTYRQVEVEVGFDRTRAAAALSREEDPVFERIWASSLANYDVARSWPREDRKLTAISAAMSTDSHENLTAASAWYKIPVTQTGLVRVTGAQLEAAGISLSGLRSDSIRIFNAGGLPNSVDNFEPRPEFTEISLMVLDGGDGEFGRNDQLLFFGEAPNRWLYSPTGTPRWVNNVYTTTNIYWLAVSGSFSTAPRRMVQVLGAPTGAPVYDTYRARVHIEQDNLIGTEPDGNVWDFYNWYWSNQTSVAFQVATPGAIESDSTHIYVSGRTNRNIDVTVNGVPASEIDCNSSECRFYTRALRGGAAQSNQTSLVLTPISARIPPFLDYVEMTYSSRIVPANNRLDFVMEGIDGDVDIRVVDAFSSTPTILDISDPLHPEIIAGYDRSGGYVTFRGHVSTDSANRFYCGIVSLAVPSAPLARVDFTDLRAGYKQTDLIIVATSSLAGSLDEYIAYRQGQGVVIQVVDIADIIDNFSYGLYDPTAIRDFLKFAYENYSAPAPSGVLFVGDATYDYLDRLGTGTTNLVPSYVRPGDRTYSDDNYVYFGEFGILDEDRDRGYDMMTARWPVRSASEINTIVAKAREYESPATFGAWRTRITLVADDEHAAERHNELFHTRDTETLERVYVPRTLNRQKIYLWDYPFVNREKPGANEAILRAFNEGTLIVNYVGHGNPDVWAHERVLQRAGDLPLLRNSGRLPLVYAASCDIGFFDDPQSEGMGEGFLEMREGGAVGVISATRLVYAADNAQFNRAVYAQLFANPDLSISEALFAAKVQRQYPNPFDTIPRRVDNDRAYSFLGDPCLRLGLPRYRIEFTTQPDSLVALQTSRLSGRITDQSGLPFNGDGVLYVDVYDSDRQRSYHLPDDTNMTRYAVTGPTIFRGTASIDDGQFDMQFITPVDVGYRGVSARVSVYAVLGSVDAVGMVDSIAVSERQGTAQDMQGPQIEYGSVKRGLIRDGDFIDRADSLVIRLADVSGINLVGGIGHGISLVIDDRAEEAIYLTDLFQYERDSHTSGSLMFALSGFESGRHRFNIKAWDNVNNVSSAEFTAEIGGGAGLAVRDLLNHPNPMQQLTIFYFELTEAVEELKVSVYTLSGKYIWSTSRYDLQADRYPNETVEIVWDGRDNEGDRVGTGVYIYRLSALSAGQGGEAEEFGKLVVLN, from the coding sequence GTGATCAATTCCACCGAACAAGGCTTCCGGTTTGTCTACGACTTCGGCCCGGCGTTGGATGCTGCAGAGGCTGCCAGTTCCGAGGTAGCCGCGTCCGAGTTGGTCGAAACAGTCCAACTGGCTGTTCCGCCCGGCTCGGAGGCCCGGTTGCTGTCAGCGACTGGAATCGGCGAGTCGCTGTCGGACGTTGTCGCACCGGATTCAAGTTATCGGATGAGCGGGCTGGCCGAGGTATCGCGGCCGGTGCTCACTCGTGGACGGCAGACAGTCGGCGTTAGAATCAGCCCGTATACCAATGGCCTGACCTACCGACAGGTGGAGGTGGAGGTCGGGTTTGACCGCACGCGCGCTGCGGCTGCACTCAGTCGTGAGGAAGATCCCGTATTCGAACGAATATGGGCGTCATCTTTGGCGAACTACGATGTCGCCAGGTCCTGGCCGCGTGAGGACCGCAAGCTGACGGCAATCTCTGCTGCGATGTCTACCGACTCTCACGAGAATCTGACAGCCGCGTCTGCCTGGTACAAGATCCCGGTCACCCAGACCGGCTTGGTACGAGTTACGGGCGCCCAGCTTGAAGCGGCGGGGATTTCGCTTTCCGGGCTTCGGTCCGATTCGATTCGCATCTTCAATGCCGGCGGCCTGCCCAACTCAGTGGACAATTTCGAGCCGAGGCCGGAATTCACTGAGATCTCGCTAATGGTTCTGGACGGCGGCGACGGAGAATTCGGGCGGAACGATCAGCTCCTGTTTTTTGGTGAGGCTCCCAATCGTTGGCTGTATTCCCCGACCGGCACGCCTCGCTGGGTGAACAACGTTTACACCACCACCAACATTTACTGGCTCGCGGTGTCAGGTAGTTTTTCCACAGCCCCAAGGCGCATGGTTCAGGTGCTCGGCGCTCCGACCGGCGCACCCGTTTATGACACATATCGCGCAAGGGTGCATATCGAGCAGGATAATCTGATCGGCACCGAGCCCGACGGTAATGTCTGGGATTTCTACAACTGGTATTGGAGCAATCAGACGTCGGTTGCATTTCAGGTGGCGACGCCCGGAGCTATCGAATCTGATTCGACCCATATCTATGTATCGGGGCGCACCAACCGCAATATCGACGTAACAGTGAATGGTGTGCCGGCGTCGGAGATTGACTGCAACAGCTCTGAGTGCCGGTTTTACACGAGAGCGCTAAGAGGAGGGGCCGCCCAGTCCAATCAGACCAGTTTGGTGCTGACGCCTATCTCGGCGCGGATTCCCCCGTTTTTGGACTATGTGGAGATGACCTATTCAAGTCGGATAGTGCCGGCGAACAACCGACTCGACTTTGTGATGGAGGGTATCGACGGTGACGTGGATATTCGGGTGGTCGACGCCTTCAGCTCTACGCCGACAATTCTCGACATTTCGGATCCGCTGCATCCTGAGATCATCGCCGGGTATGATCGCAGCGGTGGGTATGTCACATTTCGCGGTCATGTATCTACGGACAGTGCCAACCGCTTCTATTGCGGCATCGTGAGCCTGGCGGTACCGTCGGCGCCGCTAGCCCGAGTGGATTTCACGGACCTTCGCGCCGGGTACAAGCAGACCGACCTGATTATCGTGGCCACTTCCTCGCTGGCCGGAAGCCTGGACGAGTATATAGCATACCGTCAGGGCCAGGGAGTGGTGATACAGGTTGTCGACATCGCAGATATCATTGACAACTTTTCGTACGGCCTCTACGATCCGACGGCGATCCGCGATTTTCTCAAGTTCGCGTATGAGAATTATTCGGCTCCGGCGCCATCCGGTGTGCTATTTGTCGGCGACGCGACGTATGATTATCTGGATCGTTTGGGCACCGGCACAACCAACCTGGTTCCGTCGTATGTTCGTCCCGGCGACCGGACGTACAGCGACGACAACTACGTCTACTTCGGCGAGTTCGGCATCCTCGATGAGGATCGCGACCGTGGTTATGACATGATGACAGCTCGCTGGCCGGTGCGATCGGCGTCCGAGATAAATACAATAGTCGCCAAAGCCAGGGAATACGAATCCCCGGCGACTTTCGGCGCCTGGCGCACGCGGATAACGCTGGTCGCCGACGACGAGCACGCGGCCGAGCGCCACAACGAGTTGTTTCACACCCGGGACACCGAAACGCTCGAGCGGGTGTACGTGCCCCGCACGCTGAACCGGCAGAAGATCTATCTCTGGGATTACCCGTTCGTGAATCGCGAGAAGCCCGGCGCGAATGAGGCCATACTCCGTGCGTTCAACGAGGGCACGCTGATCGTCAATTATGTCGGGCACGGCAACCCGGATGTCTGGGCGCACGAGCGTGTCCTGCAGCGGGCGGGAGATCTCCCGCTGCTGCGTAACTCTGGCCGGCTGCCGCTAGTGTATGCGGCGTCGTGTGATATTGGGTTCTTCGATGATCCCCAAAGCGAGGGTATGGGCGAGGGCTTTCTGGAAATGCGCGAGGGCGGGGCGGTGGGAGTGATCTCGGCAACTCGACTTGTATACGCCGCTGATAATGCCCAGTTCAATCGCGCCGTTTACGCGCAGCTTTTTGCGAATCCGGATCTATCGATCAGCGAGGCGCTGTTTGCCGCTAAGGTGCAGCGGCAGTATCCCAACCCGTTCGACACGATTCCGCGCCGGGTGGACAATGACCGCGCCTACAGTTTTCTCGGTGATCCCTGCCTTCGGCTGGGGCTTCCCCGCTACCGTATCGAATTCACGACCCAACCCGACAGCCTGGTGGCTCTGCAGACTTCGCGCCTGAGCGGGCGAATCACCGATCAGTCCGGCTTGCCTTTCAACGGCGATGGGGTGCTTTATGTCGATGTCTATGACTCCGATCGGCAGCGCTCGTATCATCTGCCGGACGACACCAATATGACACGTTACGCGGTCACAGGTCCAACGATTTTTCGTGGCACCGCGTCGATTGACGATGGCCAGTTTGATATGCAGTTCATTACGCCGGTTGATGTCGGCTACCGCGGTGTCAGCGCCAGAGTGTCGGTGTATGCTGTCCTGGGAAGCGTGGATGCTGTCGGAATGGTGGACAGTATCGCGGTGAGTGAGAGGCAAGGGACCGCCCAGGATATGCAAGGGCCGCAGATCGAATACGGTTCGGTTAAACGCGGCCTGATTCGCGACGGTGACTTTATTGACCGCGCCGACAGCCTGGTGATACGGCTGGCGGATGTCTCAGGAATAAACCTGGTTGGGGGGATCGGCCACGGTATCAGCCTGGTAATCGACGACCGCGCCGAAGAGGCGATATATCTGACCGACCTGTTCCAGTACGAACGTGACAGCCACACGTCCGGCAGCCTGATGTTCGCCCTATCCGGATTCGAAAGCGGTCGTCACCGCTTCAATATCAAAGCCTGGGACAACGTGAACAACGTCTCGTCGGCCGAGTTTACCGCCGAGATCGGCGGAGGCGCCGGACTGGCAGTAAGAGATTTACTCAACCATCCCAACCCGATGCAGCAACTGACGATCTTTTATTTTGAGTTGACTGAAGCGGTCGAGGAATTGAAAGTCTCCGTTTACACGCTATCCGGTAAGTACATCTGGAGCACGAGCCGATATGATCTTCAGGCCGATCGATATCCGAATGAGACGGTCGAGATTGTCTGGGACGGCCGTGACAACGAGGGGGATCGGGTCGGCACGGGGGTGTATATCTATCGCCTGTCCGCTCTTTCGGCCGGGCAGGGCGGCGAGGCCGAGGAATTCGGCAAACTGGTAGTTTTGAACTGA
- a CDS encoding PorV/PorQ family protein: MNMRKQLLVAAAVLLGLIPVSDALANISNAAVLFLRIAPGSRAAGMGEAYVAIADDATATHWNPAGLGSYPLSDTWIEAEIPAAYRPLKGFAPLSTGGDHNYLDYDIWAITPQGLIRYDNKRWNTDEVFSTRTDETLEQIVKNYFRIDDPARLEAMIERVAALNNRGGYDVIEALRDTIVASIPETYDTRETVLQDMDSLLVCYRRCLVNWDRVQEVRDRLKEGLKDGALNDTECDRVAVSLERTRNRFLPEELRVPYSALFSGEPTAVASNGDVLLVGSADGLASFNGRYWTLVKSQAGEKIGEITSLHTVGEAIIVGMSDGIGVFRGATVSPLTNSAATLPDGSVDAIGGSALTDLYAVVAGDVYRFNGMQWTGTTSYTVAVDDSLDKIAARFSIYGSAADKERFIEKYRDLQTATMAPAETPVVLDSAPTASIDTTVIPAVDSTMPPAEQPGDTVVAPASGIAGIDTPFHPGAEIRVPIAASVKGKVRAIFVDVNHRLWLGTDHGIFYFDGSRWQTPGYSQYTIASGETLDTIASRRSGLTIDELDMYKKVLREINDLDGEPQEGATIKVYTNPAAHSVNAIGGDGRTVYFATEDGLIEFDGRNWSRTGLRGLTRDNIVGVSLLGSESWLASNEKLVIKGRGHSEISVMHVNWLPELASDLYYEFLSVAGNKEGWGTFGGSITFISYGKFQRTNETGQELGEFESFDIAGAISYGTSLTNKLKGGVSVKVIYSRLSDQGAGAEKGSGTATGFALDLGLLYHMTPRLTWGLALTNLGPEMSYIDADQSDDLPRNLAIGVAYRLLRSEYTSLIATVEANKLMVGLDGKTSKEIKESIFNGGIEFTYANLFAARAGYIYDQEGEIKTPTIGFGLSPFTWGEFDFAYIPSQKDFSLANTLRISLRLIL, translated from the coding sequence ATGAACATGCGAAAACAGCTTCTGGTGGCGGCAGCCGTACTTCTCGGTCTGATTCCGGTCTCGGATGCCCTGGCCAACATCTCCAATGCGGCGGTGCTGTTTCTTAGGATAGCGCCGGGGTCGCGCGCCGCCGGTATGGGCGAGGCCTACGTGGCGATTGCCGATGATGCGACCGCAACGCACTGGAATCCGGCAGGTCTGGGCAGCTATCCGCTTTCGGATACCTGGATCGAAGCCGAGATCCCCGCGGCCTATCGCCCGCTGAAGGGCTTTGCACCGCTGAGTACCGGAGGCGACCACAATTACCTCGACTACGATATCTGGGCGATCACACCCCAGGGATTGATTCGCTATGATAACAAACGCTGGAACACCGACGAGGTCTTCAGCACCCGCACCGACGAAACCCTCGAGCAGATCGTCAAGAATTACTTCCGTATCGACGATCCGGCCCGCCTCGAGGCCATGATCGAACGGGTGGCGGCTCTCAATAATCGAGGCGGCTACGACGTGATCGAAGCGTTGCGCGATACTATCGTGGCATCGATTCCGGAAACATACGATACCCGGGAGACTGTCCTGCAGGATATGGATTCGCTCCTGGTTTGTTATCGCCGCTGCCTGGTGAACTGGGATCGAGTCCAGGAGGTCCGCGACCGTCTCAAGGAAGGGCTGAAAGACGGTGCGCTCAATGATACCGAGTGTGATCGGGTTGCCGTATCGCTTGAACGCACGCGCAACCGCTTTCTCCCCGAGGAGCTGCGGGTACCGTATAGCGCCCTGTTCAGCGGCGAGCCGACAGCGGTAGCGTCCAACGGCGACGTGCTGCTGGTTGGGTCGGCCGACGGCCTTGCCAGCTTCAACGGTCGTTACTGGACTCTGGTGAAGAGCCAGGCCGGTGAGAAGATAGGCGAAATCACTTCGCTGCACACGGTGGGCGAGGCGATAATCGTGGGAATGTCCGACGGAATCGGTGTGTTCCGCGGTGCGACGGTCAGCCCGCTTACCAACAGCGCGGCGACTTTGCCGGACGGATCGGTCGATGCTATCGGAGGCAGCGCTCTGACCGATCTCTACGCCGTAGTGGCAGGCGACGTTTATCGTTTCAACGGCATGCAGTGGACCGGCACAACCAGCTACACGGTAGCGGTGGATGACTCGCTCGACAAAATCGCGGCCCGCTTCTCTATCTACGGATCAGCCGCAGACAAGGAGCGCTTTATAGAGAAATATCGCGACTTGCAGACGGCTACCATGGCGCCCGCGGAAACGCCTGTTGTTCTGGACTCGGCTCCGACAGCCTCAATAGATACGACGGTAATCCCCGCGGTCGACTCGACCATGCCGCCCGCCGAGCAGCCCGGTGACACTGTTGTTGCGCCTGCCTCCGGAATTGCCGGAATCGACACACCATTCCATCCGGGTGCGGAAATTCGCGTACCGATCGCAGCCAGCGTCAAAGGGAAGGTCCGCGCGATTTTTGTCGATGTCAATCACCGTCTCTGGCTCGGCACCGACCACGGCATATTCTACTTCGACGGCAGCCGGTGGCAGACGCCGGGCTACTCGCAGTACACGATTGCGTCTGGGGAGACGCTGGACACGATCGCGTCTCGCCGCTCCGGCCTGACAATCGATGAGCTCGACATGTACAAGAAGGTGTTGAGGGAGATAAACGATCTGGATGGCGAACCCCAGGAGGGCGCCACTATCAAAGTCTACACTAACCCGGCGGCCCACTCGGTAAACGCCATTGGCGGCGACGGACGCACGGTGTATTTCGCCACTGAAGACGGTCTGATCGAATTCGACGGCCGCAACTGGTCGCGCACCGGACTAAGGGGTCTGACTCGCGACAACATTGTCGGGGTCAGTCTATTGGGAAGCGAAAGCTGGCTGGCCAGTAACGAGAAGCTGGTCATCAAGGGGCGAGGCCACTCCGAGATCTCGGTCATGCACGTGAACTGGCTGCCGGAACTGGCGAGCGATCTGTACTACGAGTTTCTGTCGGTGGCAGGCAACAAAGAAGGCTGGGGGACATTCGGCGGCAGCATCACGTTCATCAGCTACGGTAAGTTCCAGAGAACCAACGAAACCGGCCAGGAACTCGGTGAGTTCGAATCGTTCGATATCGCCGGAGCGATTTCATACGGTACGTCGCTGACTAACAAGCTCAAGGGCGGGGTATCGGTCAAGGTCATCTACTCGCGCCTCTCGGATCAGGGTGCGGGCGCCGAGAAGGGCAGTGGCACCGCCACCGGGTTCGCTCTTGATCTCGGACTGCTGTACCACATGACTCCGCGGCTCACGTGGGGTCTGGCGCTGACCAACCTCGGTCCGGAGATGTCATATATCGACGCCGACCAGTCCGACGATCTCCCGCGCAACCTGGCGATAGGTGTGGCATATCGACTCCTCCGTTCTGAGTATACCAGCCTTATAGCTACTGTCGAGGCAAACAAACTAATGGTCGGACTCGATGGCAAAACGAGCAAGGAAATCAAAGAATCGATATTCAACGGCGGGATTGAGTTCACCTACGCCAACCTGTTCGCGGCCCGCGCAGGCTATATTTACGATCAGGAAGGTGAGATCAAAACTCCGACGATTGGATTCGGTCTGTCACCCTTCACGTGGGGTGAGTTCGATTTTGCTTACATCCCGAGTCAGAAGGACTTTTCGCTGGCCAACACGCTGCGCATTTCATTGCGCTTGATTCTGTAG